One Trichosurus vulpecula isolate mTriVul1 chromosome 7, mTriVul1.pri, whole genome shotgun sequence genomic region harbors:
- the LOC118855914 gene encoding zinc finger protein 594-like — translation MEATVVGARAMSGQEAGGSLEKEPNVGKTVAVFLTQEESKSLVFPQETLYKDQTLENDGSRSPLDCENRTEKEWKPKQEISEDESFQAISETLSSQIPQRFELVETRVCEDELEKQSLNVSEDGLNQTHSQKRKFRRVNTTQRKSLIGESNKECNERERSINWSSNFVTHHRAPTGEESQRCETYDQRLKEKPELNAYQKIHTLKRTHECNECGKVFSRGSNLTIHQRIHTGKKPYICDECGKGFNQSSNLCRHQRIHTGENPYECKECGRAFRGSSNLILHRRIHSEGKPYVCKECGKAFNQSSDLIIHHRIHTGEKPYECDECGKAFSQSSHLVTHKRIHTGEKPYECSDCGKTFRQSSLLLQHQRIHSGEKPYGCRKCGKAFSGRTVFLKHQRLHAVEELDGQTFNQDADLIGQQSINKEEKLYECHECGKAFRCSSDLIRHQVIHTGEKPYECNECGKAFSRNSILIEHQRIHTGEKPYKCSECEKAFRGSSQLIQHQRIHSGKKPYECNECGKTFNQSSDLNRHHRIHSGEKPYECNKCGKAFRWSSDLGRHQKIHIGKNIYECNQCKKVFSQSLAFTQHQKIHTRV, via the exons ATGGAGGCTACAGTGGTTGGGGCGCGGGCGATGAGCGGGCAAGAGGCTGGTGGCAGCCTGGAGAAG GAGCCCAATGTGGGGAAGACAGTGGCCGTGTTTCTTACCCAGGAGGAGTCCAAGAGCCTGGTCTTCCCACAGGAGACTCTCTACAAGGATCAGACACTGGAGAATGATGGAAGCAGGAGCCCACTAG ATTGTGAGAACAGGACTGAAAAGGAATGGAAGCCAAAACAGGAAATTTCTGAGGACGAGTCATTTCAAGCAATATCAGAAACACTTTCAAGTCAGATTCCCCAAAGATTTGAGTTGGTAGAAACCAGGGTATGTGAAGATGAGTTAGAGAAGCAAAGTTTAAATGTTTCAGAGGATGGACTGAACCAGACCCATTCCCAAAAGAGAAAGTTCAGGCGAGTGAATACCACCCAAAGGAAAAGCCTCATAGGAGAAAGCAACAAGGAatgtaatgagagagagagaagcatcaattGGAGCTCCAACTTTGTTACACATCATAGAGCTCCTACAGGAGAGGAATCCCAAAGATGTGAAACATATGATCAGAGGCTGAAAGAAAAGCCAGAACTTAATGCATATCAAAAAATTCATACTTTAAAGAGAACCcatgagtgtaatgaatgtggaaaagtgTTTAGCCGAGGATCAAATCTTACtatacatcaaagaattcatacaggAAAGAAACCCTATAtatgtgatgaatgtgggaaaggtTTTAATCAGAGCTCCAATCTCTGtagacatcagagaattcatactggggagaaTCCTTATGAATGTAAGGAATGCGGAAGAGCCTTCAGGGGGAGCTCAAACCTTATCCTGCATCGGAGAATTCATAGTGAAGGGAAACCCTATGTTtgtaaagaatgtgggaaagccttcaatCAGAGCTCAGATCTCATTATACATcatagaattcatactggagaaaaaccctatgaatgtgatgagtgtgggaaagcctttagtcAGAGTTCACACCTTGTTACACacaagagaattcatactggggagaaaccctatgaatgtagtGACTGTGGAAAAACATTCAGACAGAGTTCCCTCCTTCTCCAACACCAAAggatccacagtggagagaaaccttatgggTGTCGcaaatgtgggaaagcctttagtgGACGCACGGTCTTTCTTAAGCATCAGAGACTTCATGCTGTTGAGGAACTTGATGGACAGACCTTCAATCAGGATGCAGACCTTATTGGACAGCAGAGCATTAATAAGGAagagaaactttatgaatgtCATGAGTGTGGAAAAGCCTTCCGGTGTAGCTCAGATCTGATTAGACATCAAGTAATTCACACCGgcgagaaaccctatgaatgtaacgAATGTGGCAAAGCTTTCAGTCGGAATTCCATCCTTAtagaacatcagagaattcatacaggagaaaAGCCTTATAAATGCAGTGAATGTGAGAAAGCTTTCAGGGGGAGCTCACAActtattcaacatcagagaattcatagtgGAAAGAAACCCTacgaatgcaatgaatgtggaaagacatTTAATCAGAGTTCAGACCTTAATAGACATCATAgaattcatagtggagagaagCCCTACGAATGTAataaatgtgggaaagccttcaggtGGAGCTCAGATCTTGGTAGgcatcagaaaattcatattGGAAAGAATATTTATGAATGCAATCAGTGCAAAAAAGTCTTTAGTCAGAGTTTGgcctttactcagcatcagaaaatccacactagAGTATAA